In the Malaclemys terrapin pileata isolate rMalTer1 chromosome 12, rMalTer1.hap1, whole genome shotgun sequence genome, one interval contains:
- the OSER1 gene encoding oxidative stress-responsive serine-rich protein 1 isoform X1, translated as MKTEAKDGEEESLQTAFKKLRVDAAGSTASLPVGEGTIPRALVRTATDETKSKNVCTSKEAWHGSMRKPSRGAVRTQRRRRSKSPILHPPKFIHCSSKTPSVCSHLVHKSQIDTPDNSTGLGVPIPKEFCANEQSSPVLDGAGHKGVGAEHSGASVAEPVQENKQEDSSVAVSLMSKASLKTTDLSDFQSVSKQNESKPCACMDKACQSKQWQDMEVYKFSGLQNTIPLSPERTVVEDHSQPLPSRTPSSSPRSCSEQARAYVDDVTIEDLSGYMEYYLYIPKKMSHMAEMMYT; from the exons ATGAAAACAGAAGCTAAGGATGGAGAAGAGGAAAGTCTTCAGACAGCTTTCAAAAAGCTAAGAGTTGATGCAGCAGG GTCCACTGCTTCTCTTCCTGTGGGTGAGGGTACAATTCCAAGAGCACTGGTTAGAACAGCTACAGACGAAACCAAATCTAAGAATGTGTGCACATCTAAAGAAGCCTGGCATGG GTCTATGAGGAAACCTTCAAGAGGGGCAGTGAGAACCCAGCGTCGGAGGCGTTCTAAGTCTCCAATCCTTCATCCTCCTAAATTTATCCACTGCAGTTCAAAAACGCCTTCTGTGTGCAGCCATCTGGTACACAAGAGCCAGATTGACACTCCGGACAACAGCACCGGGCTAGGGGTGCCAATCCCAAAGGAATTCTGTGCAAATGAACAATCCAGTCCTGTTCTTGATGGTGCTGGCCACAAGGGAGTTGGTGCTGAGCATTCGGGGGCTTCTGTTGCAGAGCCAGTGCAAGAGAACAAACAGGAAGACTCTTCTGTTGCTGTTTCTCTGATGTCCAAAGCAAGTCTAAAGACCACAGATCTTTCTGACTTCCAGTCAGTGTCCAAACAAAACGAGAGTAAGCCATGTGCATGCATGGACAAGGCCTGTCAGAGTAAGCAGTGGCAAGACATGGAAGTGTACAAATTCTCCGGCTTGCAGAACACCATCCCATTGTCACCGGAAAGAACAGTTGTTGAGGACCACTCCCAGCCTTTGCCATCAAGAACTCCCTCAAGCTCTCCACGATCTTGCTCTGAGCAAGCAAGGGCCTATGTGGATGATGTGACTATTGAAGACCTTTCAGGATACATGGAATATTACTTGTATATTCCCAAGAAAATGTCTCACATGGCAGAAATGATGTACACCTGA
- the OSER1 gene encoding oxidative stress-responsive serine-rich protein 1 isoform X2 produces the protein MRSTASLPVGEGTIPRALVRTATDETKSKNVCTSKEAWHGSMRKPSRGAVRTQRRRRSKSPILHPPKFIHCSSKTPSVCSHLVHKSQIDTPDNSTGLGVPIPKEFCANEQSSPVLDGAGHKGVGAEHSGASVAEPVQENKQEDSSVAVSLMSKASLKTTDLSDFQSVSKQNESKPCACMDKACQSKQWQDMEVYKFSGLQNTIPLSPERTVVEDHSQPLPSRTPSSSPRSCSEQARAYVDDVTIEDLSGYMEYYLYIPKKMSHMAEMMYT, from the exons ATGAG GTCCACTGCTTCTCTTCCTGTGGGTGAGGGTACAATTCCAAGAGCACTGGTTAGAACAGCTACAGACGAAACCAAATCTAAGAATGTGTGCACATCTAAAGAAGCCTGGCATGG GTCTATGAGGAAACCTTCAAGAGGGGCAGTGAGAACCCAGCGTCGGAGGCGTTCTAAGTCTCCAATCCTTCATCCTCCTAAATTTATCCACTGCAGTTCAAAAACGCCTTCTGTGTGCAGCCATCTGGTACACAAGAGCCAGATTGACACTCCGGACAACAGCACCGGGCTAGGGGTGCCAATCCCAAAGGAATTCTGTGCAAATGAACAATCCAGTCCTGTTCTTGATGGTGCTGGCCACAAGGGAGTTGGTGCTGAGCATTCGGGGGCTTCTGTTGCAGAGCCAGTGCAAGAGAACAAACAGGAAGACTCTTCTGTTGCTGTTTCTCTGATGTCCAAAGCAAGTCTAAAGACCACAGATCTTTCTGACTTCCAGTCAGTGTCCAAACAAAACGAGAGTAAGCCATGTGCATGCATGGACAAGGCCTGTCAGAGTAAGCAGTGGCAAGACATGGAAGTGTACAAATTCTCCGGCTTGCAGAACACCATCCCATTGTCACCGGAAAGAACAGTTGTTGAGGACCACTCCCAGCCTTTGCCATCAAGAACTCCCTCAAGCTCTCCACGATCTTGCTCTGAGCAAGCAAGGGCCTATGTGGATGATGTGACTATTGAAGACCTTTCAGGATACATGGAATATTACTTGTATATTCCCAAGAAAATGTCTCACATGGCAGAAATGATGTACACCTGA